One stretch of Nitratiruptor tergarcus DSM 16512 DNA includes these proteins:
- a CDS encoding DUF7149 domain-containing protein, with amino-acid sequence MLQIKIFPPRKVFSPLYSKKSITKSALHNFDDILKRYLDNLHEQIKMQQTEPVMVSSVLKPFFDSMHYDAQSFSQKGQSGIDLALMHDGKPAVILEAKRPDSSANISQSDPNKKALHEAILYFMRERDQDNYNLYHIIITNFYQWYIFDAKEFDKLFWQNKEIRKIYENIKNPSTLIDKTKEFYKLLQNKLSKQDITIEAAYVDLQKPMSESQKAALYKLFSKKYLFKTFNPNDANKLDRGFYNELLYILGLEEKKVGGKKIIDRATTPHMASLYENIARNLEYTGYRANFEIVLQLLIIWMNRILFMKLLEAQLLQWNSGEERYKFLHIQTIKDFDVLKIFFFDILARPQHKRVHKEYEHIPYLNSSLFEISPVEKEYIDISNLEDNCELPYYSKTVLRDENGKRRKGSCNMLQYLFEFLDAYDFSSEGMEEITKDNKTLINAAVLGLIFEKLNGYKEGSYYTPSFVTMYMARETIERAIIKKFNTLKGWKCKTLGDLDEKIEDKKEANEIINSLTICDPAVGSGHFLVSALNTILAIKSELRLLYDVQGKRIKDYILEVENDELIIRDDEGEIFEYRRGSQEGYRIQRAIFEEKKRIIENSLFGVDINPNAAHIARLRLWIELLKHSYYDENGQLVTMPNIDINIKVGNSLVSRYGLHDEITIPNIQYEIEKYKKLVREYKDGIFEGTKEQMQESIERLKEMFGQTLQEQWKQKQTYKKKLKEYVQDYGFDGLRDEMMLDAIQFGYGRQGILFVKENDDAKKQKRFLQEIEEIYQQIEEIRLGRVYENAFEWRFEFPEVLDEEGNFVGFNVILGNPPYISLSKLKGIDYALFGYQAYDKRGDILALFVEKSLSLINKQGIVSLITSNSWLKTRYGEVLKKILENSGRSVNVLDFEDTQIFDEATVETCIITIGSEENPSFQVVNIRKFDVQNATVQTLQDTIERFARSGAKEAALMRRIEKQGIPLGERDISINYGIKTGYNKAFIIDAATKNRLVEQDPKSAELLKPLIRGRDVYKYKINWAGMWLINTHNNPPVDVEQYPAIKAYLDQFYEKLVKRKDQGNTPYNLRNCAYLDDFEKPKIVWGEISDKPKFAYDDEGFYVEATGFIMIGNDLKFLLGILNSKLSKWYFEHISTTTGMGTNRWKKFKLEQLPIVKCDDKDDFITIVDQIIQKKKSGEDTKELEDKIDAMIYDLYNLTQEEKELIEKSVIQ; translated from the coding sequence ATGTTGCAGATAAAAATTTTTCCACCAAGAAAAGTATTTTCTCCACTCTATTCTAAAAAAAGCATAACAAAATCTGCTCTACATAATTTCGATGATATATTGAAAAGATATCTTGATAATCTTCATGAGCAGATAAAAATGCAGCAAACAGAGCCTGTTATGGTTTCATCTGTTTTGAAGCCTTTTTTTGACTCAATGCATTACGATGCGCAAAGTTTTTCTCAAAAAGGACAAAGCGGTATAGATTTGGCCTTAATGCATGATGGTAAGCCTGCAGTAATTTTAGAAGCTAAAAGACCGGACTCTTCCGCCAACATATCACAAAGTGATCCAAATAAAAAAGCTCTCCATGAAGCAATACTCTATTTTATGCGTGAACGTGACCAAGATAATTATAATCTTTATCACATTATTATTACAAATTTTTACCAATGGTATATATTTGATGCTAAAGAGTTTGATAAACTCTTTTGGCAAAACAAAGAGATAAGAAAAATCTATGAAAATATAAAAAATCCTTCCACATTGATTGATAAAACCAAAGAGTTTTACAAACTGCTGCAAAATAAGCTTTCCAAGCAAGATATAACAATAGAAGCAGCTTATGTAGATTTGCAAAAACCGATGAGTGAAAGCCAAAAGGCTGCACTTTATAAGCTTTTCTCAAAAAAGTATCTTTTTAAAACATTTAATCCCAATGATGCGAATAAACTTGATAGAGGTTTTTATAATGAGTTGCTCTACATTTTGGGACTAGAAGAGAAAAAAGTAGGCGGTAAAAAGATCATTGATAGAGCCACAACTCCTCACATGGCTTCTTTGTATGAGAATATTGCAAGGAATTTGGAGTATACAGGATATAGGGCAAATTTTGAAATTGTATTGCAACTCTTAATCATCTGGATGAATCGTATTTTATTTATGAAGCTTCTTGAGGCGCAGCTGCTTCAATGGAATAGTGGTGAAGAACGTTATAAATTTTTACATATTCAGACTATAAAAGATTTTGATGTATTGAAGATATTCTTTTTTGATATTCTTGCAAGACCACAGCACAAAAGAGTTCACAAAGAGTATGAGCATATTCCTTATCTCAATTCCTCACTCTTTGAGATATCACCAGTTGAGAAGGAATATATAGATATTTCAAATCTTGAAGATAACTGCGAGCTACCCTATTACTCCAAAACGGTTTTGCGTGATGAGAATGGGAAACGGCGCAAAGGCAGTTGCAATATGCTGCAGTATCTCTTCGAGTTTCTCGATGCTTATGATTTTTCCAGTGAAGGTATGGAAGAGATTACTAAAGATAATAAGACTCTTATTAATGCTGCAGTATTAGGACTTATTTTTGAAAAACTCAATGGATATAAAGAGGGAAGCTACTATACTCCAAGCTTTGTGACAATGTATATGGCAAGAGAGACGATTGAAAGAGCAATTATAAAAAAGTTCAATACGCTCAAAGGGTGGAAGTGTAAAACTCTTGGTGATCTTGATGAAAAGATTGAAGATAAAAAAGAAGCAAATGAGATTATAAATTCACTTACAATTTGTGATCCAGCAGTTGGGAGCGGACACTTTCTCGTTTCTGCACTCAATACCATTCTTGCAATAAAAAGCGAACTTCGCCTTTTATATGATGTGCAGGGCAAACGCATCAAAGACTATATTTTGGAAGTGGAAAATGATGAATTAATTATTAGAGATGATGAAGGCGAGATATTTGAGTATCGACGTGGTTCTCAAGAGGGATATAGAATACAAAGAGCAATATTTGAAGAGAAAAAGAGAATTATTGAAAACTCTCTTTTTGGTGTCGATATCAATCCCAATGCGGCACATATTGCAAGACTTCGACTTTGGATCGAGCTGCTTAAACATAGCTACTATGATGAAAATGGACAGCTTGTAACTATGCCAAACATAGATATCAATATAAAAGTTGGCAACTCTTTGGTGAGCAGATATGGGCTCCATGATGAGATAACAATACCCAATATCCAGTATGAGATCGAGAAGTACAAAAAGCTTGTACGTGAATATAAAGATGGGATTTTTGAGGGGACAAAAGAGCAGATGCAAGAGTCCATTGAGAGGCTCAAAGAGATGTTTGGCCAGACACTCCAAGAGCAATGGAAACAAAAACAGACGTACAAAAAGAAGCTCAAAGAATATGTACAAGATTATGGTTTTGATGGGTTACGTGATGAGATGATGCTTGATGCCATTCAGTTTGGTTATGGAAGGCAGGGAATATTATTTGTGAAAGAAAATGATGATGCCAAAAAGCAAAAGAGATTTTTGCAAGAGATAGAAGAGATCTATCAACAGATAGAAGAGATTCGATTAGGACGTGTATATGAAAATGCTTTTGAATGGCGCTTTGAGTTTCCAGAAGTACTGGATGAAGAGGGAAATTTTGTAGGATTTAATGTAATACTTGGAAATCCACCATATATTTCACTGAGTAAGCTCAAGGGAATTGATTATGCTCTTTTTGGCTATCAAGCTTACGATAAGAGGGGGGATATTTTAGCACTTTTTGTCGAAAAGTCTCTCTCCTTGATAAATAAGCAAGGAATAGTTTCACTCATTACATCCAATAGCTGGCTCAAGACCCGTTATGGTGAAGTACTCAAAAAGATTCTTGAAAATTCAGGCAGATCGGTCAATGTGCTCGATTTTGAAGATACGCAGATTTTTGATGAAGCAACAGTGGAGACTTGTATTATTACAATAGGAAGTGAAGAGAACCCATCGTTTCAAGTGGTAAATATTCGCAAGTTTGATGTACAAAATGCTACAGTGCAAACTCTACAAGATACTATTGAGCGGTTTGCAAGGAGTGGCGCAAAAGAGGCTGCTCTGATGCGCCGTATTGAGAAGCAGGGCATACCACTGGGAGAGAGGGATATTTCAATAAATTACGGCATAAAAACTGGATACAATAAGGCCTTTATCATCGATGCTGCTACTAAAAATAGGCTTGTAGAGCAAGATCCAAAAAGTGCCGAACTGCTCAAGCCTCTGATCCGAGGGCGTGATGTGTACAAATATAAAATTAATTGGGCAGGTATGTGGCTTATCAATACTCATAACAACCCACCTGTTGATGTTGAACAATATCCTGCCATTAAAGCGTATTTGGATCAGTTTTATGAAAAACTCGTCAAACGAAAGGACCAAGGTAATACCCCTTACAATCTGAGAAACTGTGCCTATCTTGATGATTTTGAAAAACCGAAAATTGTTTGGGGTGAAATTTCGGATAAGCCGAAGTTTGCTTATGATGATGAGGGTTTTTATGTAGAGGCAACCGGTTTTATTATGATTGGAAATGATTTGAAATTTCTTTTGGGTATTCTAAATTCAAAGCTTTCGAAATGGTATTTTGAGCATATATCAACTACCACTGGTATGGGTACAAATCGAT
- a CDS encoding beta-ketoacyl-ACP synthase III, whose product MYAALRSIGAYIPKNVLTNHDLEKMVDTSDEWITKRTGIKTRYIADKDESTSDLGVNAARNALERAGMQVTDVDMIVCATISPDYFCMPSTACMIAKKLEIANIPAFDISAACSGFIYALATAKAFIESGMAKNVLIIGAEKLSAIVDYTDRTTCILFGDGAGAAIVSATENKDEAIKDINIAADGKYYDYLITPGCGTNRPCSEEVLKERECYIKMKGNETFKVAVKTLTNDVIEILEKNKIKSEEIDFFVPHQANYRILNAVANALGLSQEQIVMTVSKYGNTSSASIPMAINEIYEQGLLKSGDLMLLDAFGGGFTWGSALVPFAGQ is encoded by the coding sequence TTGTATGCAGCACTGCGCTCTATCGGGGCTTACATTCCAAAAAATGTTTTGACTAACCATGATTTAGAAAAAATGGTTGATACAAGTGATGAATGGATTACAAAGCGTACAGGTATCAAAACGCGTTATATTGCTGATAAAGATGAATCTACAAGCGATCTTGGTGTAAATGCAGCTCGTAATGCTTTAGAACGTGCTGGTATGCAAGTTACTGATGTAGATATGATTGTTTGTGCAACAATTTCTCCAGACTACTTTTGTATGCCTTCTACCGCTTGCATGATTGCAAAAAAACTAGAAATTGCTAATATTCCGGCTTTTGATATCAGCGCAGCTTGTAGTGGATTTATATATGCGTTAGCCACTGCAAAAGCTTTTATAGAGAGTGGTATGGCAAAAAATGTTTTAATTATTGGCGCAGAGAAATTGAGTGCTATAGTTGATTATACAGATCGTACAACATGTATCCTTTTTGGAGATGGTGCAGGTGCTGCTATTGTAAGTGCTACAGAAAACAAAGATGAAGCAATCAAAGACATTAATATTGCAGCTGATGGGAAATATTATGACTATCTTATAACGCCAGGGTGTGGTACAAATAGACCTTGTAGCGAAGAGGTTTTGAAAGAGAGAGAGTGCTACATCAAAATGAAGGGCAACGAGACTTTTAAAGTAGCAGTAAAAACGCTAACAAATGATGTGATTGAGATATTAGAAAAAAATAAAATTAAGAGTGAAGAGATAGATTTTTTTGTCCCACACCAAGCAAATTATCGTATTCTCAATGCAGTTGCTAATGCTTTGGGACTTTCCCAAGAACAGATAGTTATGACTGTAAGTAAATATGGGAATACCTCTTCAGCTTCTATTCCAATGGCGATAAATGAAATATATGAACAAGGGCTTTTAAAAAGTGGAGATTTGATGCTGCTTGATGCATTTGGTGGCGGTTTTACATGGGGTAGTGCCCTTGTACCTTTTGCAGGCCAATGA
- the plsX gene encoding phosphate acyltransferase PlsX codes for MIKIAVDAMGGDFGPYPIVEGTLLALKEHKDFKAILVGKKEKILPHIPKKYSNRVEIVEASDVIGMDEPATEALKRKESSIYKAIELVRTQQADGVVSAGHSGATMSLATLRMGRLKNVSRPAIATLMPTYKNKKTLVLDVGANVDCKPEHLFEFGVMGEAYARAVLKNSEPKVGLLSNGEEDTKGNELTKAAFSLLRSLPTFTGNVEGNNIFDGSVDVVVCDGFTGNILLKTSEGVADAISKLIKKNIKKSPVSMAGALMMKKVFRMLKKEIDYSEYGGAPLIGVKGCAIISHGKSTPKAIKNAINQAINYIRSDINSYIEKRLEEVK; via the coding sequence ATGATTAAGATTGCTGTCGATGCTATGGGAGGGGATTTCGGTCCTTATCCTATAGTAGAGGGAACATTGTTGGCTCTTAAAGAGCATAAAGATTTCAAAGCCATACTTGTTGGTAAAAAAGAGAAGATTCTTCCACATATCCCCAAAAAATATTCCAATAGAGTAGAGATTGTAGAAGCCAGTGATGTGATTGGTATGGATGAGCCAGCTACTGAAGCGCTTAAACGGAAAGAGAGCTCTATATATAAAGCTATTGAGTTAGTCCGAACACAGCAAGCAGATGGAGTTGTATCGGCAGGCCACAGTGGAGCGACCATGAGTTTAGCGACACTCCGCATGGGAAGATTGAAAAATGTGAGCCGACCTGCTATTGCAACACTTATGCCTACATATAAAAATAAAAAAACGCTTGTTTTGGATGTGGGTGCCAATGTTGATTGTAAGCCGGAACATCTTTTTGAGTTTGGGGTCATGGGAGAAGCGTATGCAAGAGCTGTTCTAAAAAATAGCGAACCAAAAGTTGGCCTCCTTTCTAATGGCGAAGAAGATACCAAAGGTAATGAACTTACAAAAGCAGCATTTTCGCTACTACGTTCTTTACCTACTTTTACAGGCAATGTAGAAGGCAATAATATTTTTGATGGCAGTGTTGATGTTGTTGTTTGTGACGGATTTACTGGGAATATTTTGCTCAAAACCAGTGAGGGTGTTGCAGACGCAATAAGTAAGCTTATAAAGAAAAATATAAAAAAGAGTCCAGTGAGCATGGCTGGGGCACTAATGATGAAAAAAGTTTTTCGTATGCTCAAAAAAGAGATTGATTATAGTGAGTATGGTGGTGCACCTTTGATTGGTGTAAAAGGGTGTGCAATAATAAGTCATGGAAAGAGTACACCTAAAGCTATCAAAAACGCTATCAATCAAGCTATTAATTACATTCGATCTGATATTAATAGTTATATAGAAAAACGGCTCGAAGAGGTAAAATAA
- the rpmF gene encoding 50S ribosomal protein L32 yields the protein MAVPKRRVSKTRAAKRRTHYKIKLVRPVKDKDGTWKMPHHVNPTTGEYKS from the coding sequence ATGGCAGTACCTAAGAGACGTGTAAGCAAAACAAGAGCAGCGAAAAGAAGAACGCACTATAAAATTAAACTAGTAAGACCAGTAAAAGATAAAGATGGCACATGGAAAATGCCACACCATGTAAATCCTACAACAGGCGAATATAAAAGCTAA
- the ndk gene encoding nucleoside-diphosphate kinase, with protein sequence MERTLSIIKPDAVAKNVIGKIIDRFETNGLRIAAMKKIKLTKEDAAKFYEVHKERPFFNDLVEYMTSGPVVVMVLEGENAVAKNRELMGATNPKEAAPGTIRADFAESIEANAVHGSDSLENAQKEIAFFFAQREIL encoded by the coding sequence ATGGAAAGAACACTTTCTATTATCAAACCGGATGCTGTAGCAAAAAATGTTATTGGCAAGATAATCGACAGATTTGAAACAAATGGACTAAGAATAGCTGCAATGAAAAAAATTAAACTTACAAAAGAGGATGCAGCTAAATTTTATGAAGTACACAAAGAGCGCCCTTTTTTCAATGATCTTGTTGAGTATATGACAAGTGGCCCTGTTGTAGTAATGGTACTAGAGGGTGAAAATGCTGTTGCAAAAAACAGAGAGCTTATGGGTGCTACTAATCCGAAAGAGGCTGCTCCTGGAACAATTCGTGCCGATTTTGCTGAGAGTATTGAAGCAAATGCTGTTCATGGAAGTGACAGTTTGGAAAATGCCCAAAAAGAGATTGCATTTTTCTTTGCACAAAGGGAGATCCTTTAA
- a CDS encoding 4Fe-4S dicluster domain-containing protein yields MAVKITDICINCGACIDECPVEAIVDDEDNPTGEEIYYVYPDKCVECVGYHDTPACAEACPTEGCIVWDVCLEGATCRDDVPAEARENHQPVIE; encoded by the coding sequence ATGGCGGTTAAAATTACTGATATCTGCATCAACTGTGGAGCATGTATTGATGAATGTCCAGTTGAAGCAATTGTTGATGATGAAGATAATCCAACAGGAGAAGAGATCTATTATGTATATCCAGATAAATGTGTTGAGTGTGTAGGATATCATGATACTCCTGCATGTGCAGAAGCTTGCCCTACTGAGGGATGTATCGTTTGGGATGTATGCCTTGAAGGCGCAACATGTAGAGATGATGTTCCAGCCGAAGCGAGAGAAAATCATCAGCCTGTAATAGAATAA
- the metK gene encoding methionine adenosyltransferase: protein MARDYLFTSESVTEGHPDKMADQISDAILDYIIQRDPHARVACETLLSNGFAIIAGELKTHTYAPMQDIVREVIREIGYTDALYGFDYRSAGVLNAVGEQSPDINQGVDKASGEIGAGDQGLMFGYACTETDVLMPLPITMAHRLTYELARARKDGVLPFLRPDGKAQVTVRYEDGKPKEIKTIVISTQHDPDVSYNRLKDAVIEEIVYKVIPKELIADDIVYHINPTGRFVIGGPQGDAGLTGRKIIVDTYGGSCPHGGGAFSGKDPTKVDRSGAYAARYVAKNLVASGVCERVTIQIAYAIGVVEPVSIMVDTHGTGKVADEKIEECVKELFDLTPKGIIETLDLLRPIYRKTAAYGHFGRELPEFTWEMTNKAEEIAEFLRISKV, encoded by the coding sequence ATGGCAAGAGATTACTTATTTACTTCTGAATCGGTAACGGAAGGACATCCAGATAAAATGGCCGATCAGATAAGTGATGCCATCTTAGACTATATTATCCAAAGAGATCCACATGCACGTGTTGCGTGTGAGACGCTTCTAAGTAATGGGTTTGCAATCATTGCAGGCGAGCTCAAAACTCATACGTATGCACCTATGCAAGATATAGTAAGAGAAGTGATTCGTGAAATTGGTTATACAGATGCACTCTATGGATTTGATTATAGAAGTGCTGGAGTGCTCAATGCAGTGGGAGAGCAGTCTCCAGATATTAATCAAGGTGTTGATAAAGCAAGTGGGGAAATAGGCGCAGGTGATCAAGGGCTTATGTTTGGATATGCTTGTACAGAGACTGATGTCCTGATGCCACTGCCAATCACAATGGCACATAGACTTACCTATGAATTAGCACGCGCAAGAAAAGATGGTGTTTTGCCATTTTTACGTCCGGATGGCAAAGCGCAGGTAACAGTACGCTATGAAGATGGTAAGCCAAAAGAGATCAAAACTATTGTTATCTCCACACAACACGATCCAGATGTAAGTTACAACAGGCTCAAAGATGCAGTTATAGAGGAAATAGTCTACAAGGTAATACCAAAAGAGCTCATCGCGGATGACATTGTCTATCATATCAATCCAACAGGAAGGTTTGTTATAGGTGGTCCGCAAGGGGATGCAGGTCTTACTGGCCGCAAAATCATTGTTGATACCTATGGGGGAAGCTGCCCACATGGAGGTGGAGCATTTAGTGGTAAAGATCCTACAAAAGTGGATCGCAGTGGTGCCTATGCTGCAAGGTATGTTGCAAAGAACCTTGTAGCAAGTGGAGTATGCGAAAGAGTTACGATCCAGATTGCTTATGCAATAGGTGTAGTAGAACCTGTTTCTATAATGGTTGATACACACGGTACAGGCAAAGTTGCAGATGAAAAAATTGAAGAGTGCGTTAAAGAACTGTTTGATCTTACACCAAAAGGGATTATAGAGACGTTAGATCTTCTTCGACCAATTTATAGAAAAACTGCAGCATACGGTCATTTTGGCAGGGAGTTACCGGAATTTACATGGGAAATGACAAATAAGGCTGAAGAGATAGCAGAGTTTTTGAGAATAAGCAAAGTTTAA
- a CDS encoding peroxiredoxin, whose protein sequence is MLVTKKAPDFTAPAVMPNNTINENFNLYENIGEKGAVLFFYPLDFTFVCPSEIIAFDHRLDEFKKRGINVIGCSVDSHYTHLAWKNTPVEKGGIGNIRYPLVADLTKQIAKDYDVLLEEAGVALRGSFLIDKDGTIRHCVINDLPLGRNIDEMIRMVDAMEFANEHGEVCPAEWEKGKEAMKPTPEGVAEYLAKHADEL, encoded by the coding sequence ATGCTTGTAACAAAAAAAGCACCAGATTTTACTGCACCAGCAGTTATGCCTAATAACACTATCAATGAAAACTTTAACCTCTATGAAAATATTGGTGAAAAGGGAGCGGTACTCTTTTTCTATCCACTCGATTTTACATTTGTATGTCCGAGTGAAATCATCGCTTTTGATCACAGACTCGATGAATTCAAAAAAAGAGGCATCAATGTAATTGGATGCTCAGTAGATAGCCACTATACACACCTTGCATGGAAAAATACTCCTGTTGAAAAAGGTGGTATTGGTAATATCCGCTATCCACTTGTTGCAGATCTTACAAAGCAGATCGCAAAAGATTATGATGTATTGCTTGAAGAAGCAGGAGTTGCTCTAAGAGGAAGCTTCTTAATCGATAAAGATGGTACTATCCGCCACTGCGTTATCAATGATCTTCCACTTGGAAGAAACATCGATGAGATGATTCGTATGGTGGATGCTATGGAGTTTGCAAACGAGCATGGCGAAGTATGTCCAGCAGAGTGGGAAAAAGGTAAAGAGGCAATGAAACCAACTCCTGAAGGTGTTGCAGAGTATCTTGCAAAACACGCAGACGAACTCTAA
- the dxs gene encoding 1-deoxy-D-xylulose-5-phosphate synthase, translating into MNIKDKSIEELEEVASSIRKRILEVVSKNGGHLSSTLGAVELIIAMHYVFDVNKDPFIFDVSHQAYAHKLLTDRWERFDTLRQFGGISGYTKPSESPYDYYVAGHSSTSISLAVGAAKAIALKGEDRTPVVLIGDGAMSAGMVYEALNELGDRKYPVVIILNDNEMSIAKPIGAISKYLSRKMASPFYQHMKKRTEQLLQHLPESATYIAKRFEESLKLITPGILFEELGLDYIGPIDGHDLKLLIETLTIAKEMQKPVIIHAQTVKGKGYKIAEGYFEHWHGVGPFDLETGESLKRSTKPSATSIFSKKLLELARQDEKIVGVTAAMPSGTGLKPLLEEFPDRFWDVGIAEQHAVTSMGPLAKEGFKPFVAIYSTFLQRGYDQVIHDIALMDLPVAFAIDRAGIVGEDGETHQGAFDISYLRPIPNLHLFAPRDVKTLEYAIEFAQGFQRPCAFRYPRGSFILDCDTFEATPFVLGKGELLIEKESDILLVGYGNGVGRAYETLKLLDFDASLLDLRFVKPLDEELLMHLARRYKKWFVFSDGAKLGGVASAILELFAQKNIEDVAVVSFEFEDKFISHGKVGDVEEALGLTPKQLAQKIKQKTG; encoded by the coding sequence ATGAATATAAAAGATAAAAGCATCGAAGAACTCGAAGAGGTAGCATCTTCCATTCGCAAGCGTATCTTAGAGGTAGTAAGCAAAAATGGGGGGCATCTGAGCTCCACATTGGGTGCAGTGGAGCTTATTATTGCGATGCACTATGTTTTTGATGTAAATAAAGATCCCTTCATTTTCGATGTGAGCCATCAAGCCTATGCTCATAAACTTCTTACTGATAGATGGGAGAGGTTTGATACACTCCGCCAGTTTGGAGGAATTAGTGGATATACAAAACCAAGCGAGAGCCCTTATGATTACTATGTAGCAGGGCACAGCTCCACATCTATCTCTTTGGCTGTAGGTGCAGCAAAAGCGATTGCGCTCAAAGGAGAAGATCGAACTCCTGTAGTGCTCATTGGTGATGGAGCAATGAGTGCAGGAATGGTGTATGAAGCGCTTAACGAGCTAGGAGATCGTAAATATCCAGTAGTTATTATTCTCAATGATAATGAGATGAGTATTGCCAAGCCTATAGGTGCTATCAGTAAATATCTAAGTCGCAAGATGGCAAGCCCTTTTTATCAGCATATGAAGAAGCGTACCGAGCAGCTCTTACAGCATCTGCCAGAGTCAGCAACATATATTGCAAAGCGGTTTGAAGAGTCGTTAAAACTTATAACTCCGGGAATTTTGTTTGAAGAGTTGGGGCTTGATTATATAGGTCCAATCGATGGGCACGATCTTAAACTTCTTATAGAAACTCTTACCATTGCCAAAGAGATGCAAAAACCGGTTATTATTCATGCCCAAACAGTAAAGGGAAAAGGGTATAAAATTGCAGAAGGGTACTTTGAGCATTGGCATGGTGTGGGACCTTTTGATCTTGAGACTGGAGAGTCTCTTAAGAGGAGTACCAAGCCGAGTGCCACTTCAATCTTTAGTAAAAAACTTTTAGAACTGGCACGCCAAGATGAAAAAATCGTAGGTGTGACTGCTGCAATGCCAAGCGGAACAGGGCTGAAACCTTTGCTTGAAGAGTTTCCAGATCGCTTTTGGGATGTAGGGATTGCAGAGCAGCATGCAGTCACATCTATGGGGCCTTTAGCAAAAGAGGGTTTTAAGCCCTTTGTAGCCATCTACTCAACCTTTTTACAGCGAGGATATGATCAAGTTATTCACGATATTGCCTTGATGGATCTGCCTGTAGCTTTTGCAATCGATAGAGCAGGGATTGTGGGAGAGGATGGAGAGACGCATCAAGGAGCTTTTGATATAAGCTACTTACGACCTATACCAAATCTCCATCTCTTTGCTCCACGGGATGTTAAGACACTTGAATATGCTATAGAATTTGCCCAAGGTTTTCAAAGACCCTGCGCTTTTCGCTATCCACGAGGTAGTTTTATTCTTGATTGTGATACATTTGAGGCTACACCTTTTGTTCTTGGCAAAGGTGAACTTTTGATTGAAAAAGAGAGTGATATTCTCTTGGTAGGGTATGGCAATGGTGTAGGAAGAGCATATGAGACATTAAAACTGCTCGATTTTGATGCATCTTTGCTCGATTTACGTTTTGTCAAGCCTTTAGATGAAGAGCTTTTAATGCATTTAGCACGGCGCTATAAAAAATGGTTTGTTTTTAGTGATGGTGCAAAACTTGGTGGAGTAGCTAGTGCAATTTTGGAGCTCTTTGCGCAAAAAAATATAGAAGATGTAGCAGTAGTCTCATTTGAGTTTGAGGATAAGTTTATCTCTCATGGAAAAGTAGGCGATGTTGAAGAGGCTTTGGGACTTACGCCAAAGCAGTTGGCGCAAAAAATTAAGCAGAAAACGGGCTAA